The following are encoded in a window of Paenibacillus polymyxa genomic DNA:
- a CDS encoding SGNH/GDSL hydrolase family protein → MSHNKRLKTYPLTKAKHVKVHGRTTHTHTPLTLFWTGSGIELNIKGSELWIEIEADYQVYEPWISIVINGVPMSRLMVTAGRHWICVLRGLNPETVKNVRVVKDVQPMSSDSRCLLQIHALKVDGELLPVTDKSLKVEFIGDSITSGEGTIGAKEETDWVPMLFTALRNYTAITAEALNADYRVLSQSGWGVLTSWDNNPHANIPAYYEQVCGVLTGERNEALGAFSDHDFTSWQPDVVVVNLGTNDGGAFYSPAWTDPANGKVYKQRLNEDGTFNEEDLQDFESAIERFLVKLRTCNPAAHIVWAYGMLGIPMMPSIYRAVDAYKKRTRDRNVSVFQLPNTTEETIGSRSHPGLSAHAKAADELTVYLREILKR, encoded by the coding sequence ATGTCACATAACAAGAGATTGAAGACATACCCACTTACAAAAGCAAAGCATGTAAAGGTTCATGGTCGAACTACGCACACACATACACCTCTTACTCTGTTTTGGACAGGCAGTGGCATTGAATTGAATATCAAAGGCTCAGAGCTGTGGATTGAAATTGAGGCCGATTACCAGGTGTATGAACCCTGGATCAGTATTGTCATCAATGGTGTTCCGATGAGTCGCCTGATGGTGACCGCAGGACGGCATTGGATCTGTGTTTTGAGAGGGTTGAACCCTGAAACGGTCAAAAATGTCCGTGTGGTCAAGGATGTCCAGCCTATGAGTTCGGACTCGCGCTGCTTGTTGCAAATCCATGCCCTGAAGGTGGACGGGGAATTGCTGCCAGTCACTGATAAGTCCCTCAAGGTGGAATTTATCGGTGACAGCATTACCTCGGGAGAAGGAACGATTGGAGCGAAGGAGGAGACAGACTGGGTTCCCATGCTGTTCACAGCACTACGCAATTATACAGCCATAACAGCCGAAGCACTGAATGCGGACTACCGAGTGTTATCACAAAGCGGATGGGGTGTCCTAACAAGCTGGGATAATAATCCGCATGCAAACATACCCGCATATTATGAGCAGGTATGTGGTGTGCTAACCGGTGAGAGAAATGAAGCATTAGGGGCATTTTCAGATCATGATTTTACCTCATGGCAGCCGGACGTGGTCGTAGTGAATTTGGGGACTAATGACGGAGGAGCCTTTTATTCTCCTGCATGGACGGACCCAGCAAACGGGAAAGTGTACAAGCAACGATTGAACGAGGACGGTACATTCAATGAAGAGGATTTACAAGATTTTGAAAGCGCTATCGAACGTTTTCTTGTCAAGCTTCGGACCTGCAATCCTGCTGCCCATATTGTGTGGGCCTATGGGATGCTGGGTATTCCGATGATGCCCTCAATCTACCGAGCGGTAGACGCATACAAAAAAAGAACGAGGGATCGGAATGTGTCGGTATTCCAACTCCCTAACACGACGGAAGAAACGATAGGATCTCGCAGCCATCCCGGGCTCTCCGCCCATGCCAAAGCAGCAGATGAATTGACAGTGTATTTGCGAGAGATTCTAAAGAGATAG
- a CDS encoding methyl-accepting chemotaxis protein translates to MKQLKRLKTLTLRKKLTAAFLLVMLVPSIIVGSFSYQAAYNQTDRQLLDSATSSVTASDRAVTQTIQAKIADLEYYSTTMTVSDNSAEADDAILKKLQVYLKMHAEAVDMFVGTPEGKLIIGKAVGSTNDPRERPWYKQAMEKPGQTVISPVGLNTAKVPVVYISRTLPDNSGVLGLSLNLNNLKEITKLKIGQNGFIMILDGTKRIVTHPTEVSGSTKMGETIPQLFASEEGSFSYDFNGVDKHLIFKTNALTGWKIAGTMDKAETSASAQPILITTIIVLVIAAIIIGVLAMWLISSILKPIQRLRNSMDAISQGNLSINVATTSTDEIGELSRYFQQMVDNLRNMIKEIQAMTGNLSASSQELAAGAEQTTRAIEHVTIAIQDVAAGSERQVGSAKANQTRVSDMATDITAMTETMAEMTTYSTQAIQASDAGSEHIGNSVVSIDGIRTTVEELDTIIGALSDRSGRIGTIVTVITEIASQTNLLALNASIEAARAGEHGKGFAVVATEVRKLAENSAHSAQQIREQIQGIQNGVSEALVAMESAKERVNDGINSIDLSGRSFSRIRRAVAKSAKQLDNVAASTAGVADGTSTVVSSMEEITRIAEEAASHTETVSAAAEEQLASMEEIGSSAADLTRLAEQLQDLLTQFQLDETK, encoded by the coding sequence ATGAAACAACTGAAACGACTGAAAACATTAACACTACGCAAGAAATTGACAGCAGCATTTCTACTGGTCATGCTTGTTCCTAGTATTATTGTGGGCTCTTTCTCCTATCAGGCAGCGTACAACCAGACAGATCGCCAATTACTGGACAGTGCAACGTCTAGCGTTACCGCATCTGATCGTGCTGTTACTCAAACGATTCAGGCCAAAATTGCTGATCTCGAATATTACTCTACAACGATGACGGTTAGTGATAACAGTGCTGAAGCAGATGATGCCATTCTGAAAAAATTACAAGTATATTTAAAAATGCATGCAGAAGCTGTTGATATGTTTGTCGGAACCCCCGAAGGTAAACTCATTATTGGTAAAGCCGTAGGCTCCACAAACGATCCTCGTGAGCGTCCGTGGTACAAACAGGCCATGGAGAAACCCGGACAAACCGTAATCAGCCCTGTTGGACTCAATACGGCTAAGGTCCCCGTTGTGTATATTTCACGCACACTTCCCGACAACAGCGGCGTTCTTGGTCTTTCCCTGAACCTGAATAATTTAAAAGAAATCACCAAGTTAAAAATAGGACAAAATGGTTTTATTATGATATTGGATGGTACCAAACGTATCGTAACCCACCCGACAGAAGTCAGCGGAAGTACCAAAATGGGGGAAACGATACCCCAACTGTTTGCATCCGAGGAAGGTAGCTTTAGTTACGATTTTAATGGCGTAGACAAACACCTGATTTTCAAAACTAATGCGCTGACGGGCTGGAAAATTGCCGGAACGATGGACAAAGCAGAAACCAGTGCCTCCGCCCAGCCGATTCTTATCACGACGATCATCGTGTTGGTGATTGCAGCCATCATCATTGGTGTACTCGCAATGTGGCTAATCAGCAGTATACTTAAGCCCATCCAAAGATTACGTAATTCTATGGATGCCATCAGCCAAGGTAATCTTTCGATTAACGTAGCTACGACCAGCACAGATGAAATTGGTGAATTATCAAGATATTTTCAACAAATGGTAGATAACCTGCGTAACATGATTAAAGAAATTCAAGCGATGACAGGCAATTTGTCGGCATCCTCGCAGGAGCTTGCAGCAGGTGCAGAACAAACGACCCGGGCTATCGAGCATGTGACCATAGCCATTCAAGATGTGGCCGCAGGCAGCGAACGCCAAGTGGGCAGCGCTAAAGCTAATCAGACACGGGTTAGCGACATGGCAACAGACATCACCGCGATGACTGAAACTATGGCTGAAATGACCACTTACTCCACACAGGCCATTCAGGCGTCGGATGCAGGCAGTGAGCATATCGGCAACAGCGTCGTCTCCATTGACGGCATTCGTACTACCGTGGAAGAACTGGATACGATTATCGGTGCTTTGAGTGACCGATCTGGACGAATCGGAACGATCGTCACTGTCATTACGGAAATTGCCAGCCAGACTAATCTGCTCGCATTGAATGCTTCCATTGAGGCAGCACGTGCAGGAGAGCATGGCAAAGGTTTTGCTGTCGTGGCGACAGAGGTCCGCAAGCTGGCTGAAAACTCAGCTCATTCCGCACAACAAATTCGTGAACAAATTCAAGGGATACAGAACGGTGTGTCTGAAGCTCTGGTTGCTATGGAATCAGCGAAGGAACGCGTAAATGATGGTATCAATTCCATTGACCTATCCGGTCGCTCCTTCTCTCGTATCCGTAGAGCAGTAGCCAAATCAGCGAAGCAGCTTGATAACGTCGCAGCTTCTACCGCTGGCGTCGCAGATGGAACGAGTACAGTCGTCAGCAGCATGGAGGAAATTACACGCATCGCTGAAGAAGCGGCATCCCATACAGAGACCGTGTCCGCAGCCGCAGAGGAGCAACTCGCCTCCATGGAAGAGATCGGTTCGTCTGCCGCAGATTTGACCCGTCTGGCAGAGCAGCTTCAAGATTTACTGACACAATTCCAATTGGATGAAACAAAATAA
- a CDS encoding YjfB family protein: protein MDIAALSTGMSQASLAQAVSVKVLSMAKDQAGEQGQALVQMMEKSVQPHLGGQLDIRT, encoded by the coding sequence ATGGATATCGCAGCATTATCAACAGGTATGAGTCAGGCCAGCTTAGCTCAAGCCGTAAGTGTGAAAGTATTAAGTATGGCTAAAGATCAGGCCGGTGAACAAGGACAGGCTTTAGTGCAGATGATGGAAAAAAGCGTACAGCCTCATCTCGGGGGTCAACTGGACATTCGCACATAA
- a CDS encoding dipeptidase, giving the protein MSYSEYFEKAREQQLGELQEWLSIPSISALSEHKKDINQAADWLAAKLTAAGLENVEIIPTKGHPLVYADHLHAPGKPTILVYGHYDVQPVDPLHLWETPPFEPSIRDGKLYARGATDDKGQVFLHIKAVEAILKQEGKLPLNIKFCIEGEEEVSSPNLLEFLQTGAERLAADAVLVSDTSLIEKGKPAICTGLRGLCSLEVAIHTANTDLHSGSFGGGVPNALHALVSLLATLHDDKGRVSVEGFYDDVAPLSAEMREEFVKQGFNESKLKQDLALDSLYGEEGFSFVERVGARPTLELNGVYGGFQGEGTKTVIPKEAHAKITCRLVANQNPQDILDKIERHLRAHVQAGATLDIEQGEKANAFNIDPTHAFLQAAADAFEKVYGVRALFTKDGGSIPIVETFSRVLTAPVVLMGFGLPDENLHAPNEHFNLDNFDKGLLTIVEFLKSV; this is encoded by the coding sequence ATGAGTTATTCCGAATATTTTGAAAAAGCCAGAGAGCAACAACTAGGCGAGTTACAGGAGTGGTTGTCCATTCCGAGTATCTCAGCATTATCGGAGCACAAAAAGGACATTAACCAAGCAGCTGATTGGCTGGCTGCCAAACTGACTGCTGCCGGTCTGGAAAACGTTGAAATCATTCCAACCAAAGGGCACCCGCTGGTATATGCCGATCATTTGCACGCACCTGGTAAACCAACGATCCTCGTGTATGGACACTATGATGTACAACCCGTAGACCCGCTTCACCTGTGGGAAACGCCGCCGTTTGAGCCATCCATCCGTGATGGAAAATTGTATGCGCGCGGAGCGACAGATGATAAAGGACAGGTTTTCTTGCACATTAAGGCAGTTGAGGCCATTTTGAAGCAGGAAGGCAAATTGCCGCTGAACATCAAATTCTGCATTGAAGGCGAGGAAGAAGTGTCCAGTCCGAACTTGCTTGAGTTTTTGCAAACTGGAGCTGAACGTCTGGCTGCCGATGCTGTACTGGTGTCCGACACTTCCTTGATCGAAAAAGGGAAGCCTGCCATTTGCACAGGTTTGCGTGGACTATGTTCACTGGAAGTCGCCATTCACACGGCGAACACAGATCTACATTCCGGCTCTTTCGGTGGCGGCGTGCCGAATGCCCTGCATGCTCTGGTGTCCTTGCTGGCAACCCTGCATGACGACAAAGGCCGCGTTAGCGTCGAAGGATTCTACGACGATGTCGCTCCATTATCGGCAGAGATGAGAGAAGAATTCGTGAAGCAAGGCTTCAATGAGAGCAAGCTGAAACAAGATCTTGCACTTGATTCCCTCTATGGCGAAGAAGGATTCAGCTTCGTTGAGCGTGTTGGGGCGCGTCCGACACTGGAGCTGAACGGCGTATACGGTGGCTTCCAAGGGGAAGGCACGAAAACGGTCATTCCGAAAGAAGCTCATGCTAAAATCACGTGCCGCTTGGTGGCTAACCAGAATCCGCAAGACATTCTGGACAAAATCGAGCGCCATTTACGCGCTCATGTTCAGGCAGGAGCTACTCTGGATATTGAGCAAGGTGAAAAAGCAAACGCCTTTAACATCGACCCGACACACGCGTTTCTGCAAGCGGCAGCCGATGCTTTTGAGAAAGTATACGGTGTGCGTGCCCTCTTTACCAAGGATGGAGGCTCCATCCCAATCGTGGAAACCTTCTCCCGTGTGCTGACTGCCCCAGTCGTGCTGATGGGCTTCGGCTTGCCAGATGAGAACCTGCATGCGCCTAACGAGCATTTTAACTTGGATAATTTTGATAAGGGTCTGCTGACGATTGTAGAGTTTTTGAAATCGGTGTAA
- a CDS encoding methyltransferase domain-containing protein gives MKFMKPLFDQKSHLYLLDAGCGEGTHLSHIQDKLTWKGITELTSVGMDLSKEGIMAAAKEYPHPLWCVADLAHCPFSNQQFDGVLNILSPSNYAEFTRILSEDGCVLKVIPERYYLRELRCLYEQKKNKPAYSNDNILSRFKDHFKLLSAERVTYRFMLNADLLKPLLHMTPLSWGATEADWQRVQEINLPYVTVDLLILCGKK, from the coding sequence ATGAAATTTATGAAGCCGCTGTTTGATCAAAAATCACACCTTTACTTGCTCGATGCAGGTTGCGGGGAAGGCACTCATTTGAGCCACATTCAGGATAAGCTGACTTGGAAGGGAATCACCGAGCTAACAAGCGTAGGTATGGATTTGTCTAAAGAAGGTATTATGGCCGCAGCCAAAGAATATCCTCATCCTCTCTGGTGTGTTGCTGATCTGGCTCATTGTCCATTTTCAAATCAACAATTTGACGGTGTACTCAATATTTTATCCCCTTCTAATTATGCTGAATTTACAAGAATTCTTTCGGAGGACGGCTGCGTCCTGAAAGTTATTCCCGAACGATATTATCTTCGGGAATTGAGATGCTTGTATGAACAGAAAAAGAATAAGCCTGCTTATTCGAATGACAATATATTAAGCCGATTTAAAGATCATTTTAAACTTCTATCCGCCGAACGGGTAACCTATCGTTTTATGTTAAATGCCGACCTCTTGAAACCTTTGCTCCATATGACTCCCTTATCGTGGGGAGCTACGGAAGCAGACTGGCAGCGAGTGCAGGAAATAAATTTACCGTATGTCACAGTAGATTTGCTCATCTTATGCGGTAAAAAATAG